The following are encoded together in the Pseudodesulfovibrio indicus genome:
- a CDS encoding redox-sensing transcriptional repressor Rex — protein MKSEHIPKATIGRLAVYIQVLENLLRDGNEVISSERLARACSVNSSQIRKDLAYFGEFGVRGVGYYVQELITSIKQSLGIDRLWKCALIGVGNMGSALLRHHDFEKRGFKICAAFDCDPDKIGLEFEGMEIVCPTHLKEQAPELNLEIGIIATPPDRAQRAANHLVEANIRGIINFAPSRINVPKHIPVEYVDFFDHLYSIAFQITLGND, from the coding sequence ATGAAAAGCGAACACATTCCAAAAGCCACCATCGGCAGGCTCGCCGTGTACATCCAGGTTCTGGAGAATCTGCTGCGCGACGGCAACGAAGTCATCTCCTCCGAGAGGCTGGCCCGCGCCTGCTCGGTGAACTCTTCTCAGATCCGCAAGGATCTGGCGTATTTTGGCGAGTTCGGCGTCCGGGGCGTGGGGTACTACGTCCAGGAGCTGATCACCTCCATCAAGCAGTCGCTCGGCATCGACCGGCTGTGGAAATGCGCGCTCATCGGCGTGGGCAACATGGGCAGCGCGCTGCTCAGGCACCACGACTTCGAGAAGCGCGGGTTCAAGATCTGCGCGGCGTTCGACTGCGACCCGGACAAGATCGGGTTGGAGTTCGAGGGCATGGAGATCGTCTGCCCCACGCATTTGAAGGAGCAGGCCCCGGAGCTGAACCTGGAGATCGGGATTATCGCCACGCCGCCGGACAGGGCGCAGCGGGCGGCCAATCACCTTGTCGAGGCGAACATCCGGGGGATTATCAATTTCGCGCCTTCGCGGATCAATGTGCCGAAGCATATTCCCGTTGAGTACGTGGACTTTTTCGACCATTTGTACTCGATCGCGTTTCAGATCACGTTGGGGAATGATTAG
- a CDS encoding N-acetyltransferase — MIRKARIGDVKAIHGLLMLTDQHDGLVLPRSVSQLYSHLRDFVVALDDSGKVIGCCALNIIWDNLAEIRSLVVESSHRGRNLGRKLVETCLSEAVTLGIYKVYTLTEVPKFFARVGFVEEEMENLNQKIFIDCLNCPRFPDHCNEVAMIINL, encoded by the coding sequence ATGATACGCAAAGCCCGCATAGGGGACGTCAAGGCCATCCACGGCCTGCTCATGCTCACGGACCAGCACGACGGCCTGGTCCTGCCCCGTTCCGTCAGCCAGCTCTACTCCCACCTGCGCGACTTCGTGGTCGCCCTGGACGACTCCGGCAAGGTCATCGGCTGCTGCGCCCTGAACATCATCTGGGACAACCTGGCCGAAATCCGCTCCCTGGTCGTCGAGTCCTCGCACCGGGGCAGGAACCTCGGCCGCAAGCTGGTCGAGACCTGCCTGAGCGAGGCCGTGACTTTGGGCATATACAAGGTGTATACCCTGACCGAGGTCCCCAAGTTCTTCGCCAGGGTCGGGTTCGTGGAAGAGGAGATGGAGAATCTCAACCAGAAGATCTTCATCGACTGTCTCAACTGCCCCAGATTCCCCGACCACTGCAACGAAGTGGCCATGATCATCAACCTGTAA
- a CDS encoding DUF3426 domain-containing protein yields MIVTCPNCETSYNLPDEKIPAGGAKVKCSKCAHVFKAELPPATPEEEVEALLEDESTDMDTRAGDEFDETFEDVAAAGVGGETAEDAVAEEPAEPPVPDPADEVVEEMPDMDDLFDESEEAPEPEEGPRAGAAPQAGDEAEEDLFADLGSDGDEPGENLFADSGDEDDGDLFEDSDDAEADDVDSIFADDERAESGLGGTLELDEEPAKGGRKPLGCLIILLVLAVAVGAAVYFKAWTYAGIDLGDMLKNVPFVGQLFMEETGGADEAAPGESPAERVRKIELKNVKQYYVANEKTGNLFVVEGKAVNKFSKPKERIKVEVILYDEANNVLTSQSFLCGNVLSQFQLQVQTEKEITDGLASDVGILSNNTFIRPGSSTPFMAVFFQPPAGVKEFMVKVVDVGDPE; encoded by the coding sequence ATGATCGTCACCTGCCCGAATTGCGAGACCAGCTACAATCTGCCGGATGAAAAGATCCCGGCGGGGGGTGCCAAGGTCAAGTGTTCCAAGTGCGCGCACGTGTTCAAGGCCGAACTGCCTCCGGCGACCCCGGAGGAGGAGGTCGAGGCGCTCCTCGAAGACGAGAGCACCGACATGGACACCCGGGCGGGGGACGAATTCGACGAGACCTTCGAGGATGTGGCCGCCGCAGGCGTCGGCGGCGAGACCGCCGAGGACGCCGTTGCCGAGGAGCCCGCGGAACCCCCGGTTCCCGATCCGGCCGACGAGGTCGTGGAGGAGATGCCGGACATGGACGACCTCTTCGACGAGAGCGAAGAGGCGCCCGAACCCGAGGAGGGCCCGCGCGCCGGGGCCGCTCCCCAGGCAGGGGACGAGGCCGAGGAAGACCTGTTCGCCGACCTCGGAAGCGACGGGGACGAGCCGGGCGAAAACCTGTTCGCCGACAGCGGCGACGAGGACGACGGCGATCTCTTCGAGGACAGCGATGACGCCGAGGCGGACGATGTCGACTCGATCTTCGCGGACGACGAAAGGGCCGAGTCCGGCCTGGGCGGCACCCTGGAGCTGGACGAAGAACCGGCCAAGGGCGGACGCAAGCCCCTGGGTTGCCTGATCATCCTGCTCGTCCTGGCGGTGGCCGTGGGCGCGGCGGTGTATTTCAAGGCGTGGACCTACGCGGGCATCGACCTGGGCGACATGCTCAAGAACGTGCCGTTCGTGGGCCAGCTCTTCATGGAGGAGACCGGCGGGGCCGACGAGGCCGCTCCGGGCGAATCCCCGGCCGAGCGGGTGCGCAAGATCGAGCTGAAGAACGTCAAGCAGTACTACGTGGCCAACGAGAAGACGGGCAACCTGTTCGTGGTCGAGGGCAAGGCGGTGAACAAGTTCTCCAAGCCCAAGGAGCGGATCAAGGTCGAGGTCATCCTCTACGACGAGGCCAACAACGTGCTGACCTCCCAGTCCTTCCTGTGCGGCAACGTGCTCTCGCAGTTCCAGCTGCAGGTCCAGACCGAGAAGGAGATCACCGACGGCCTGGCCTCGGACGTGGGCATCCTGTCCAACAACACCTTCATCCGGCCCGGCTCGTCCACCCCGTTCATGGCCGTGTTCTTCCAGCCCCCGGCAGGGGTCAAGGAGTTCATGGTCAAGGTCGTGGACGTGGGCGACCCGGAATAG
- a CDS encoding ATP synthase F0 subunit C: protein MKIAKILFTTLAMVLVASVAFASEGADPVMSAKAYATAIGMGIAAGLCGIGQGMGVKGACEGIARNPEAGGQLSTTLILGLAFIESLAIYALVVNLILLFVV from the coding sequence ATGAAAATCGCTAAGATTCTGTTCACCACCCTGGCTATGGTTCTGGTTGCTTCCGTCGCTTTCGCTTCCGAAGGTGCCGACCCCGTCATGTCCGCCAAAGCCTACGCCACCGCCATCGGCATGGGCATCGCCGCCGGCCTGTGCGGTATCGGTCAGGGCATGGGCGTGAAGGGCGCCTGCGAAGGCATCGCCCGCAACCCCGAAGCCGGTGGCCAGCTGTCCACCACCCTGATCCTGGGCCTGGCCTTCATCGAGTCCCTGGCCATTTACGCCCTGGTCGTCAACCTGATCCTGCTCTTCGTCGTCTAG
- the atpB gene encoding F0F1 ATP synthase subunit A, which translates to MGFSGGLPHPLLYMDMLKSIGHWGASVEHALGVDSINHVLYMWLVMLIILSLGLMVRSRLQLVPGGLQNVFETIIGGLEDFVVANLGEEGRQFMPLLITIFIFILGMNWIGLVPGCDAPTANINTPAAMAIIVFCFYQFVGMKKWGFGYIKHFMGPVGFLAPLMLILEPISHLARPLSLTLRLFGNIRGEEIVLILMFFLAPILGSLPMYFLFVLAKTIQAFIFFMLTMLYLQGAVEHAH; encoded by the coding sequence ATGGGTTTTTCGGGCGGTTTGCCGCATCCTCTCTTGTACATGGACATGCTGAAAAGCATCGGTCACTGGGGCGCCAGCGTTGAGCACGCTCTGGGCGTGGACAGCATCAACCACGTTCTCTACATGTGGCTGGTGATGCTCATCATCCTGTCTCTGGGCCTCATGGTCCGCAGCCGCCTTCAGCTGGTTCCCGGCGGCCTCCAGAATGTTTTCGAAACCATCATCGGCGGTCTTGAGGACTTCGTCGTCGCCAACCTCGGCGAGGAAGGACGTCAGTTCATGCCGCTGCTGATCACCATCTTCATCTTCATCCTGGGCATGAACTGGATCGGTCTCGTTCCGGGTTGCGACGCCCCGACCGCGAACATCAACACGCCGGCGGCCATGGCCATCATCGTGTTCTGTTTCTACCAGTTCGTGGGCATGAAGAAATGGGGATTCGGGTACATCAAGCACTTCATGGGCCCGGTCGGCTTCCTGGCCCCGCTCATGCTCATCCTTGAGCCCATCTCTCACCTTGCTCGTCCGCTCAGCCTGACGCTTCGTCTCTTCGGCAACATCCGCGGCGAGGAAATCGTTCTGATCCTGATGTTCTTCCTGGCGCCGATCCTCGGCTCCCTGCCGATGTACTTCCTGTTCGTCCTGGCGAAGACCATTCAGGCCTTCATCTTCTTCATGCTGACCATGCTGTACCTGCAGGGCGCAGTCGAGCACGCTCACTAG
- a CDS encoding AtpZ/AtpI family protein, with translation MLFSKDDRWVTITQLGGTAGTMGLHIVSATVVGLTFGYFLDEYFGTRPWLIMIFFFLGVIAGFKMVFEDFRRLQRREEAKRNGSLKQDGEKGAGRDEPKA, from the coding sequence ATGCTCTTTTCAAAAGACGATCGGTGGGTAACAATCACCCAGTTGGGTGGCACCGCGGGAACGATGGGACTGCACATCGTGTCCGCCACCGTCGTCGGGCTGACCTTCGGGTATTTCCTGGACGAGTACTTCGGAACCAGGCCCTGGCTGATCATGATCTTCTTCTTTCTGGGGGTCATAGCCGGGTTCAAGATGGTCTTCGAGGATTTCAGGCGGCTGCAAAGGCGTGAAGAAGCAAAACGGAACGGTTCTTTGAAACAGGATGGAGAAAAGGGTGCTGGGCGCGATGAACCAAAGGCTTGA
- the hpt gene encoding hypoxanthine phosphoribosyltransferase: MAHKLTPFITAEQISDRVRELGREITESYAGDGPLVCICVLKGAFLFYADIIRKIGREIEVDFVRLASYGTATARSEDIVFSKDLEISIEGKDVLVIEDIVDTGHSMDFLLHVLRRRNPKSLKICALIDKHERREQDVTVDFAGFKLSDGFIVGYGLDYAERYRELDGIYELSNES; the protein is encoded by the coding sequence ATGGCTCATAAACTCACACCGTTCATCACCGCCGAACAGATATCCGACCGCGTCCGGGAACTGGGCCGGGAAATCACCGAGTCCTATGCGGGCGACGGCCCCCTGGTCTGCATCTGCGTGCTCAAGGGCGCGTTCCTCTTCTACGCGGACATCATCCGCAAGATCGGCCGCGAGATCGAGGTCGATTTCGTCCGCCTGGCCAGCTACGGCACGGCCACGGCCCGCTCCGAGGACATCGTCTTCTCCAAGGACCTCGAAATTTCCATCGAGGGCAAGGACGTCCTGGTCATCGAAGATATCGTGGACACCGGCCACTCCATGGACTTCCTGCTCCACGTGCTCCGGCGCAGAAATCCAAAGAGTTTGAAAATTTGTGCACTTATTGATAAGCATGAGCGACGGGAACAGGACGTGACCGTGGATTTCGCCGGGTTCAAGCTGAGCGACGGGTTCATAGTCGGCTACGGCCTGGACTATGCCGAGCGGTACAGGGAGCTGGACGGCATCTATGAGCTGTCCAACGAATCTTAG
- a CDS encoding homocysteine S-methyltransferase family protein, which yields MPDFRSILDDDRIYYFDGGYGTLLQGRGLPAGLSPELWGLKAPDVIRSVHREYLEAGADILTTNTFGGSRPKLGLDADPYELNKAMTAIAREVAGDKAFVAASIGPTGHFVKPLGDMTFRELVDIYKEQIRGCVDGGADLILGETHFDLAEAKAVVVAARMVCDLPVAVSMTFEGAASLTGTSPLTFVDTMQNMGVELIGTNCSAGPEQMRDTLRSWASRLSTPTFAEANAGLPELDENGNTAFRLAPESFAEQAATFAELGAKFIGGCCGTTPDHIRALRAKVGDARWNRPNKTDNAQLVLTSRAVSVPVGFDHPGVIIGERINPTGKKQLTAELQDSVFTEAQRLAAEQVELGAPVLDVNVGAPLVDEVALLPELITSLLGRVTTPLSIDSNDPAAVEAGLWAYPGSPLVNSISGEPGKMETLGPLCKLFGAPFILLPIVGRKLPVTAAERLEVIEGLLKQADELGIPRRLIMVDALALTVSSKPEAARHSLEVMRQCRDRWGLPTTIGLSNISFGLPARELLNSTFLSLSMASGLCSFISNPNSARIQETLHAAEVLLGRDPQAARYIDKFSGWTGGGGVQAASTQAAPSGTAPMPPVQAAVVKGDKDNVVGLVEAELAGGMSAMEIVNDLLIPGILVVGDKYETKEYFLPQLLQSAETMQTAFARLKPLLEEDGAAGNRPVVVMATVEGDIHDIGKNIVCLMLKNYGFEVVDLGKDVPAAKIVDAAAEHNASVIGLSALMTTTMVRMEDTVRLVAERGLPAKVIIGGAVVTEKFCNAIGAHGWSTDAVAAVKLAQRLTQ from the coding sequence GTGCCCGATTTCAGGTCAATACTCGACGACGACAGAATATACTATTTCGACGGCGGCTACGGCACGCTGCTCCAGGGCAGGGGGTTGCCCGCCGGGCTGTCGCCCGAGCTGTGGGGGCTCAAGGCGCCCGACGTCATCCGGTCCGTGCACCGGGAATATCTGGAGGCCGGGGCGGACATCCTGACCACCAACACCTTCGGCGGCTCGCGGCCCAAGCTCGGCCTGGACGCCGACCCCTACGAGCTGAACAAGGCCATGACCGCCATTGCCCGCGAAGTGGCCGGGGACAAGGCCTTTGTCGCCGCCTCCATCGGGCCCACCGGGCATTTCGTCAAACCGCTGGGCGACATGACCTTCCGCGAGCTGGTGGACATCTACAAGGAGCAGATCCGCGGCTGCGTGGACGGCGGGGCCGACCTGATCCTGGGCGAGACCCATTTCGACCTGGCCGAGGCCAAGGCCGTGGTCGTCGCCGCGCGCATGGTCTGCGACCTGCCCGTGGCCGTCTCCATGACCTTCGAGGGCGCGGCCTCCCTGACCGGCACCTCGCCCCTGACCTTCGTGGACACCATGCAGAACATGGGCGTGGAGCTGATCGGCACCAACTGTTCCGCCGGGCCGGAGCAGATGCGCGACACCCTGCGCTCCTGGGCCTCCCGCCTGTCCACCCCGACCTTTGCCGAGGCCAACGCGGGGCTGCCGGAGCTGGACGAGAACGGCAACACCGCCTTCCGGCTGGCCCCCGAGTCCTTTGCCGAGCAGGCCGCGACCTTCGCGGAGCTCGGCGCGAAATTCATCGGCGGCTGCTGCGGCACCACCCCGGACCACATCCGCGCCCTGCGCGCCAAGGTCGGCGACGCGCGCTGGAACCGCCCCAACAAGACGGACAACGCCCAGCTGGTCCTGACCTCCCGCGCGGTCTCCGTGCCCGTGGGCTTCGACCACCCCGGCGTGATCATCGGCGAGCGCATCAACCCCACGGGCAAGAAACAGCTCACCGCCGAGCTGCAGGACTCGGTCTTCACCGAGGCCCAGCGGCTGGCCGCCGAACAGGTGGAGCTGGGCGCGCCGGTGCTCGACGTCAACGTGGGCGCGCCCCTGGTGGACGAGGTCGCGCTGCTGCCGGAGCTGATCACCTCCCTGCTGGGGCGGGTGACCACGCCGCTGTCCATCGACTCCAACGATCCGGCCGCGGTGGAGGCCGGGCTGTGGGCCTATCCCGGCTCGCCGCTGGTCAACTCCATCTCCGGCGAACCGGGCAAGATGGAGACCCTCGGCCCGCTGTGCAAACTGTTCGGCGCGCCGTTCATCCTGCTGCCCATCGTGGGCCGCAAGCTCCCGGTCACCGCCGCCGAGCGGTTGGAGGTCATCGAGGGACTGCTCAAGCAGGCGGACGAGCTGGGCATCCCGCGCCGCCTGATCATGGTCGACGCCCTGGCCCTGACCGTCTCGTCCAAGCCCGAGGCCGCCCGCCATTCCCTGGAAGTCATGCGCCAGTGCCGCGACCGCTGGGGGCTGCCCACTACCATCGGGCTGTCCAACATCTCCTTCGGCCTGCCCGCGCGCGAGCTGCTGAACTCCACCTTCCTCTCCCTGTCCATGGCGTCCGGGCTGTGTTCGTTCATCAGCAACCCCAACTCGGCGCGCATCCAGGAGACCCTGCACGCCGCCGAGGTCCTGCTGGGCCGCGACCCGCAGGCCGCCCGGTACATCGACAAGTTCTCCGGCTGGACCGGGGGCGGCGGGGTCCAGGCCGCGTCCACCCAGGCCGCGCCGTCCGGGACCGCGCCCATGCCGCCGGTGCAGGCCGCCGTGGTCAAGGGCGACAAGGACAACGTGGTCGGGCTGGTGGAGGCCGAGCTGGCCGGAGGCATGTCCGCCATGGAGATCGTCAACGACCTGCTCATCCCCGGCATCCTGGTGGTGGGCGACAAGTACGAGACCAAGGAATACTTCCTGCCCCAGCTGCTGCAGTCCGCCGAGACCATGCAGACCGCCTTCGCGCGGCTCAAGCCGCTGCTGGAGGAGGACGGCGCGGCCGGAAACCGGCCCGTGGTGGTTATGGCCACCGTGGAGGGCGACATCCACGACATCGGCAAGAACATCGTCTGCCTGATGCTCAAGAACTACGGGTTCGAGGTGGTGGACCTGGGCAAGGACGTGCCTGCCGCGAAGATCGTGGACGCCGCCGCCGAGCACAACGCCTCGGTCATCGGCCTGTCCGCGCTCATGACCACGACCATGGTCCGCATGGAGGACACCGTGCGGCTGGTGGCCGAACGCGGGCTGCCCGCCAAGGTCATCATCGGCGGGGCCGTGGTCACCGAAAAGTTCTGCAACGCCATCGGCGCGCACGGCTGGTCCACGGACGCCGTGGCCGCGGTCAAGCTCGCCCAGCGTCTGACGCAGTAA
- a CDS encoding TlpA family protein disulfide reductase, giving the protein MIKMWRIFALAIFVLVMGACSGESGTAPEKSGAASAETSAAPSHAPAQDGIPFLDEAGLDKYLKDNAGRPTMLFFWATWCPSCKQEIPELVALQESHGDKVNIIALSVDENREALEKYLEKKPMDLPVYWGDQNLARKFRVEAIPTLVIFDKTGKQIFGQAGVYPHSMLGAMADKLNQ; this is encoded by the coding sequence ATGATAAAAATGTGGCGCATTTTCGCCCTGGCGATATTCGTTCTGGTCATGGGGGCCTGTTCCGGCGAGTCCGGGACCGCGCCCGAAAAGTCCGGGGCCGCTTCCGCCGAAACCTCGGCCGCCCCGTCCCACGCCCCTGCGCAGGACGGTATCCCGTTCCTCGACGAGGCCGGGCTGGACAAATACCTGAAGGATAATGCGGGCCGTCCGACCATGCTCTTTTTCTGGGCCACCTGGTGCCCCTCCTGCAAGCAGGAGATTCCCGAGCTGGTCGCCCTCCAGGAGAGCCACGGCGACAAGGTGAACATCATCGCCCTGTCCGTGGACGAGAACCGCGAGGCCCTGGAGAAGTACCTGGAGAAGAAGCCCATGGACCTGCCCGTGTACTGGGGCGACCAGAACCTGGCGCGCAAGTTCCGGGTGGAGGCCATCCCCACCCTGGTCATCTTCGACAAGACCGGAAAGCAGATCTTCGGCCAGGCCGGGGTCTACCCCCACTCCATGCTCGGCGCCATGGCCGACAAACTGAACCAGTAG
- a CDS encoding ATP synthase subunit I: protein MLGAMNQRLERLLVRSGFTKPDVRIVVRNQIYVSLGTSLVIMLVTSFSQWSLAYLAGAVIALVNFWTLARVTQSLVYDQKRGPFLLFVIFMGKMTLSGLALWWLIGVERVPHWGLITGLGTVVVNITATGLSQLGKK, encoded by the coding sequence GTGCTGGGCGCGATGAACCAAAGGCTTGAGCGGCTGCTCGTCAGGAGCGGTTTCACCAAGCCGGACGTGCGCATTGTCGTCCGCAACCAGATCTATGTGTCGCTGGGGACCTCTCTAGTGATCATGCTGGTAACATCTTTTTCCCAGTGGTCTCTGGCCTATCTGGCCGGGGCGGTCATCGCCCTCGTCAACTTCTGGACGCTCGCCCGCGTCACCCAGTCGTTGGTATACGACCAGAAACGGGGACCATTTTTGCTGTTTGTTATATTCATGGGAAAAATGACTCTGAGCGGGCTGGCCCTCTGGTGGTTGATCGGAGTCGAACGTGTTCCCCACTGGGGGTTGATTACGGGTCTGGGAACCGTGGTGGTCAACATCACCGCTACCGGCCTGAGTCAGCTGGGGAAGAAATAG